GGCGATCCGGACCGTCGCGCTGCCCGTCGAACCGCCGTACTCGGCGGGTGTGTCGTAGACGATGACGGTGTCGGAGCGCTTCCGGCCGGTCCCCTGGAGCAAAATGTTCGACTTGCCGGCCGGGATGAACACCTTCTCGCGGTACGTGCCCGGCGCGACGGCGACGGTCACCGGACTGGCGTTTCCAACGGGCACGGCGTCGACGGCGGCCTGGACGGTCGGGTAGTCGGCGGGGACGTTGAGCGTGACCGCGGCGCCGATCCGCGCCTGCGGCCCGGAAAAGCGCTTGACCAGCGCGGGTACGGCAGCGGCCGGGTCCAGCCGGTAGGCGTAGAAGTCACGCGGTTCGAAGGCGGTACCCCAGGTGTCCTGCCGGCCGCTGGCGTTCCTCAGGATCGACCCGCGCTGCACCAACTCGGCGGTGGCGTCCGCCTGGTAGGGATGCTGGACACCGTCGTAGTAGCTGTTCTCGATGACCATCTTCGTCTTGCCGCGCGACCAGTTCCCGTACGTCCAGACGGGATCGCCGTCGGCGACCTGCGCCGACACGTAGTTGTTGTAGAGGTGCGCGTAGGCGCAGTTGTCGGCGGACGGGTTGCGCTGCTTCGTGCCGGTGAACCAGTTGTGGTCGATGGTGATCTGGGTGAGCACGTTGGGTGTCCAGCCGATCCCGAACGCCTTGTTGTGGTTGGCGAACTGGTTGTCGGAGACGGTGATGTACTGGCTGTCCTTGCGGATGTCGAGCAGCCCGTCACCCATGTGCGCGAAGCGGTTGTGGTCGATCCACACGTGGTCGACGGTGTCCATCTGGATGGCGTCGAAGTCGGTCGTCTTGCCGTCCCAGTCGCCCTCGACATACGAGTCACGGATCGTCAGATTGCGGATGATCACGTTGCTGGTACCGGGGTTGAGGTGCAGCTCGCCGTGGACGATCTCACCGGTGGCACCGACACCGATGATCGTCTTGTTCGAGGCGACGACGACATCGGATCCGAAGGGCGCCACCGCGACCGAGCCGGCGACCCGGATGACGTACGGCTCCTCGGCCGACGCGTACTTCACCAACGAGGCCTGGTCCGTGACCGTGACCACCTTGCCGCCCGCGCCCCCGGTGGTGCCACCGGCGAGAGAGGCGAAGCCGTGCGGCTGGTCCGTCCAGCGGGCGGCCGTCGTCGTGGGGCTGTGGGAGGTGGCGGAGGCGGGCGCGGCGGCTGTCGCCTCGTCGACCGCCCCGAGGGTCAGGGCAGCCGTCAGACCCATGACGGTGGCCAGGGTTCTACCGGCTCCCGGCAAGCGCTTGCTAGGGAAGTGCGTCATTGCGGCTCCCAACAGGCATACGAATAAAGTGAGTTACAAGGAACTGACTCTGAACTGCGTGAACGTGGCCGCGCCGGCGTGTCCCCCGTCGGCGGGCGCGAGCGCGAAGAGCCCGAGCAGGGCACCGACCCAACGCCAGGGGGTGGCCGCGAACACCGGCCCGGACGACTCCCAGCCGTCCCCGGCGCCAAGGTCGTAGGAGAACCGGCAGCGCGCTCCCGCCCCGATCGCGATCCGCAGCCGGGCCCGCCCCTCGGGAGCCACTCGCGGCCGACCGGCGTCCCGCTCGCGCTCCGCGACGGACTCCGCGAACCGATGGACGAGCCGGACCGTCCCGTCGTGGGCCCGCTCCAGGCCGATCCAGCCGAAGGAGTCACCCAGCAGGGCCAGCCCGGCCCGCGCCCCCGGCTCCTCACTGTCGAGCCGCAAATCCACCTCGACCTCGCATGCGATGCCGGGCAACCGCTGGGTGAGGATGTTCGGGAGTTTCCGCAGGTCGTGGGCGTCGGCGCTGCGTACGCAGCTCAGCCGCAGCCCGTCCCCCGAGTGCTGCGTGGCCCAGCCGTCATGGGGGTTGGCCGTCCACTGCCACTGACGGCCGTACCGTCCGCCGGGGAAGTCGTCGTCGGTGGCGGGCGCGGCGGGCGACTGCACCGGCAGGTCCGGCTTGCGGTGTACGGCGACGGGGGCTCCGGCGTCACCCATGACGGGCCAGCCGTCCGCGCTGTCCGCCCCCCAGCTCATCGGCTGGAGGTGTACGACACGGCCGTACGGGCCCCGCTGCTGGAAGTGGAGGAACCAGTCCTCGCCCGCCGAGGTGCGCACCCAGCCGCCCTGGTGGGGCCCGTTGACGTCGGTGTCCCCCTGCTCCAGGACGATCCGCTCCTCGTACGGCCCGAAGAAGTCACGGGAGCGGAAGGCGCCCTGCCAGCCGGTGTCCACTCCCCCGGCGGGCGCCAGGATCCAGAACCAGCCGTCGTGCCTGTAGAGCTTCGGTCCCTCAAGGGTGAACCAGCCGGGGATGCGGTCGCCGTCGACGATCACCTTGCCCTCGTCCAGAAGTCCCGTGCCCTCGGGGTGCATTCGGTGGCCGGTGAGCCGGTTCTTCACGCCCGACCGGGACTTGGCCCAGGCGTGCACGAGATACGCCTCGCCGGTCTCCTCGTCCCACAGCGGGCACGCGTCGATCAACCCCTTGCCCTCCTTGACAAGGTGCGGGCTGGTCCAAGGGCCGCGTACGGCAGGGGCGTTGACCTGGAAGATGCCGTGGTCGGGGTCGCCCCAGAAGATCCAGAAGCGGTCGTCGTGATACCGCAACGAGGGCGCCCAGACCCCGCAGTCGTGGCGCGGAACCGTGAACTCGGCTGCCGGCCACAGGCGTTCGAGGGCATGACCGACGAGAGTCCAGTTGACGAGGTCCCGGGAGTGGAGCAGTGGCAGGCCGGGGGCCCGGCCGAAGCTGGACGCGGTGAGATAGAAGTCGTCGCCGACCCGGAGGACGTCCGGGTCGGACCAGTCGGCGTTCAGGACCGGGTTGCGGTATGTCCCGTCGCCGAGATCGGCGCTGGTGATCACGGGCTCACCGCCTTCCGTACGAGAACCGCGGCCTCGCCCCGGTCGAGGCGCCCGTCGGCGACGACCGTGACGATCCGGCGTACGGCTGTCTCACCCGGCCCGATCAGCAGTCGTTCGTCGGACGCGAGCGACGAGCCGACCCCCGGGTACTCCTCGGCCCGGACGAACCACGGGTCGCGGCGCGTCTGTTCGGTGGCACCGGCGAAGACGAGGGTCCAGTTGGCGCCGGCCAGGGCGACCCAGTCGGCGCGGGTGCCGTGGACCGCCGACTCGCCCTCGGTGGCGGCCGTGAAGACGTCGGGACTGCCGGCTTCCTTGCGGGCCCGCCAGAAGAAGCCGCCGTAGGCCGCGCCGGGGCGGCCGTTGGTGGCCGGGCTGCCGATGGAGAGGGGTGCGGAGGTGATGTTGGTGAGGGAGAAGGTGAAGTCCAACGCCCAGGCGGAGCTGGTGAGTTCGGTGGCGGCGACCGTACGGCGCTCACGCAGCAGTTCGCCGCCGCCGACCATCCAGCGGAGTTCCTCGACGAAGCCGTCGGGGTCGCGGAGCTGGTAGGCGGTGTGCCGCTGGGCTCCGTGGTTGTCCAGCTCGGTCGGTCCCTGGTCCCCTACGTAGGTGCGCCCGCCCCAGAAGTTGTGCCCCTCGACATCGGGTATGGCGACACCGACGCCGAGGTGGTGGGTGTGGTCGGCGGGGCTGAGCTCGGTGACAGCGGTGCCGGCCAGGGTGGTGACGGGGTGCAGATACGGGCGGGGCGCGTGGCGGAGCGGCAGCTCCGGCCGGCCGGTGTAGCGGCCGACCGGGCGGCCCGCGACCCGCAGGACCAGCGACTCGTTGGGCATCTGGTTCTGGTTCATCAGGTGCTCACCTCTTTGGGGAGCGCCCAGGGGGCGCCCAGCTCGGAGTAGAGGGAGAGGGTGTCGGCAGCCGCGGCGACCAGGCCGTCGATGCCGGGGACCACTCGGCGAGGGGTCTCTCCGGGCGCGAAC
This genomic interval from Streptomyces sp. B21-083 contains the following:
- a CDS encoding pectinesterase family protein, whose protein sequence is MTHFPSKRLPGAGRTLATVMGLTAALTLGAVDEATAAAPASATSHSPTTTAARWTDQPHGFASLAGGTTGGAGGKVVTVTDQASLVKYASAEEPYVIRVAGSVAVAPFGSDVVVASNKTIIGVGATGEIVHGELHLNPGTSNVIIRNLTIRDSYVEGDWDGKTTDFDAIQMDTVDHVWIDHNRFAHMGDGLLDIRKDSQYITVSDNQFANHNKAFGIGWTPNVLTQITIDHNWFTGTKQRNPSADNCAYAHLYNNYVSAQVADGDPVWTYGNWSRGKTKMVIENSYYDGVQHPYQADATAELVQRGSILRNASGRQDTWGTAFEPRDFYAYRLDPAAAVPALVKRFSGPQARIGAAVTLNVPADYPTVQAAVDAVPVGNASPVTVAVAPGTYREKVFIPAGKSNILLQGTGRKRSDTVIVYDTPAEYGGSTGSATVRIAANDVTARNLTFSNDFDEAAVELKGEQALAMKTTGDRIVFENTAFLGNQDTLMTDSPKLDVISRVYVRDAYIEGDVDFIYGRATTVIERSVIRALTRGSTTNNGYVTAASTWTGNPYGFLITRSKVVSDAPADSFHLGRPWHPGGEPNAVAQVLFRDTELPVAIKASPWTDMSGFSWKDARFTEYGTYGPGAQVTADRPQLSDADAASYTVADYLRGTDGWAPYAWAPYARR
- a CDS encoding glycoside hydrolase family 43 protein; the encoded protein is MITSADLGDGTYRNPVLNADWSDPDVLRVGDDFYLTASSFGRAPGLPLLHSRDLVNWTLVGHALERLWPAAEFTVPRHDCGVWAPSLRYHDDRFWIFWGDPDHGIFQVNAPAVRGPWTSPHLVKEGKGLIDACPLWDEETGEAYLVHAWAKSRSGVKNRLTGHRMHPEGTGLLDEGKVIVDGDRIPGWFTLEGPKLYRHDGWFWILAPAGGVDTGWQGAFRSRDFFGPYEERIVLEQGDTDVNGPHQGGWVRTSAGEDWFLHFQQRGPYGRVVHLQPMSWGADSADGWPVMGDAGAPVAVHRKPDLPVQSPAAPATDDDFPGGRYGRQWQWTANPHDGWATQHSGDGLRLSCVRSADAHDLRKLPNILTQRLPGIACEVEVDLRLDSEEPGARAGLALLGDSFGWIGLERAHDGTVRLVHRFAESVAERERDAGRPRVAPEGRARLRIAIGAGARCRFSYDLGAGDGWESSGPVFAATPWRWVGALLGLFALAPADGGHAGAATFTQFRVSSL
- a CDS encoding PmoA family protein, translated to MNQNQMPNESLVLRVAGRPVGRYTGRPELPLRHAPRPYLHPVTTLAGTAVTELSPADHTHHLGVGVAIPDVEGHNFWGGRTYVGDQGPTELDNHGAQRHTAYQLRDPDGFVEELRWMVGGGELLRERRTVAATELTSSAWALDFTFSLTNITSAPLSIGSPATNGRPGAAYGGFFWRARKEAGSPDVFTAATEGESAVHGTRADWVALAGANWTLVFAGATEQTRRDPWFVRAEEYPGVGSSLASDERLLIGPGETAVRRIVTVVADGRLDRGEAAVLVRKAVSP